One Caulobacter segnis genomic window carries:
- the tpiA gene encoding triose-phosphate isomerase, translating to MSANPSARLIVGNWKMNGGLGLLDVLAAELAGGGWTGRAVVCPPATLLGEAHRRLAPLGVEVGGQDCHVAERGAHTGDLSAALLAATGARHVIVGHSERRAAYGEADLQVRDKTLAAVEAGLSPIVCVGDTAEDRASGRAVEVVTRQVGAVLDGALNGRPWVLAYEPVWAIGSGRAATADDIAEMHAALRAVVGGATPILYGGSVTADNAGEIRACPEVGGLLIGGASLRPDQFAAILRGC from the coding sequence ATGTCTGCGAACCCTTCGGCGCGCCTGATCGTCGGAAACTGGAAGATGAACGGCGGCCTCGGCCTGCTGGACGTGCTGGCCGCCGAGCTGGCGGGCGGCGGCTGGACGGGACGGGCGGTGGTCTGTCCGCCGGCCACCCTGCTGGGCGAGGCCCATCGCCGGCTCGCGCCCCTGGGCGTAGAGGTCGGCGGCCAGGACTGCCATGTCGCCGAGCGCGGCGCCCATACCGGCGACCTCTCGGCCGCCCTGCTGGCGGCGACGGGCGCGCGGCACGTGATCGTCGGCCACTCCGAGCGCCGCGCAGCCTATGGCGAGGCCGATCTACAGGTGCGGGACAAGACGCTGGCCGCGGTCGAGGCCGGCCTCTCGCCGATCGTCTGCGTGGGCGACACGGCCGAGGATCGTGCGTCCGGCCGGGCGGTCGAGGTCGTGACGCGCCAGGTAGGGGCGGTGCTGGACGGGGCGCTTAACGGCCGGCCCTGGGTCCTGGCCTACGAGCCCGTCTGGGCGATCGGCTCGGGCCGGGCGGCGACGGCGGACGATATCGCCGAGATGCACGCCGCCCTCCGGGCCGTGGTTGGCGGCGCGACGCCGATCCTCTATGGCGGCTCGGTCACCGCCGACAACGCCGGCGAGATCCGGGCCTGTCCCGAGGTGGGCGGCCTGTTGATCGGCGGCGCGTCGCTGCGCCCCGACCAGTTCGCGGCGATCCTGCGGGGCTGCTAG
- a CDS encoding O-methyltransferase, with protein sequence MTTLTTAPLAPLLERLFTEADEASPRNDPAFSDMTTEEHLRLMRSKTEYVEFYGRLKDYPLAVSRETGALLYILARSIKATTIVEFGTSFGLSTLHLAAALRDNGGGRLITTEFEPSKAARAQTSFEAAGVADLIEIRRGDALQTLARDLPESIDLVLLDGAKALYPEILALLESRLRPGALIVADNADYAPDYMGRVRSPMAGYLSVPFAEDVELSMRL encoded by the coding sequence ATGACCACCCTGACCACCGCCCCGCTCGCGCCCCTGTTGGAGCGCCTGTTCACCGAGGCCGACGAGGCCTCGCCGCGCAACGATCCCGCCTTCTCGGACATGACGACCGAGGAGCATCTGCGGCTGATGCGCAGCAAGACCGAATATGTCGAGTTCTACGGCCGCCTGAAGGACTATCCCCTGGCCGTCTCGCGCGAGACGGGCGCCCTGCTCTACATCCTGGCGCGAAGCATCAAGGCGACGACGATCGTCGAGTTCGGGACCTCGTTCGGCCTCTCGACCCTGCACCTGGCCGCGGCCCTGCGCGACAACGGCGGCGGTCGACTGATCACCACCGAGTTCGAACCGTCCAAGGCCGCGCGCGCCCAGACCAGCTTCGAAGCCGCCGGCGTCGCCGACCTGATCGAGATCCGCCGGGGCGACGCCCTTCAGACCCTGGCCCGGGACCTGCCCGAGAGCATCGACCTCGTGCTGCTGGACGGCGCCAAGGCGCTGTATCCCGAGATCCTGGCCCTGTTGGAAAGCCGCCTGCGGCCCGGCGCGCTGATCGTCGCCGACAACGCCGACTACGCCCCCGACTACATGGGCCGCGTGCGCTCGCCGATGGCCGGCTACCTGTCCGTGCCGTTCGCCGAGGACGTCGAACTGTCGATGAGGCTCTAG
- a CDS encoding efflux transporter outer membrane subunit — protein MSTFRLRPSAPYFAAASALVLAACASLPPAQAARVAKTPQAYETAQTLAAPAAEWPADAWWTGYGDAQLNALEDEALKGSPTLAAAEARLRRAQSLVAQARAADLPRVGLGAEVAESKQSYNAGIPPAFVPHGYNDTGRIALDFSWELDFWGKNRAAVAAATSEAKAAQADAAQARLTLSTAVASTYAELSRLYAQRDVAEQAVRLRQETSNLVAKRVANGLDTKAESEQAAAGPPASKAELSALDEQIALTRNALAALLGAGPDRGLAIARPASATIKPFGLPDSLPANLIGRRPDVVAAKWRAEAATARTKQAKAAFYPDINLTGFVGVQALYLDKLFSSGSDIGQVGPALRLPIFEGGRLRAGLRGAEADRDAAVAAYDGALTQALREVADVTASEKALVSRLADARAALTANENAYRIARLRYEGQLSTYQSVLLAEQSVLAQRRVVADLESRAFALDIALVRALGGGFTGA, from the coding sequence ATGTCGACCTTTCGTCTTCGCCCCAGCGCTCCCTATTTCGCCGCCGCCAGCGCCCTGGTGCTCGCCGCGTGCGCAAGCCTGCCGCCGGCCCAAGCGGCTCGAGTCGCCAAGACCCCGCAGGCCTACGAGACCGCCCAGACCTTGGCCGCGCCCGCTGCCGAGTGGCCCGCCGACGCCTGGTGGACGGGCTATGGCGACGCCCAGCTGAACGCCCTCGAGGACGAGGCCCTGAAGGGCTCGCCGACCCTGGCCGCCGCCGAGGCCCGCCTGCGCCGCGCCCAGTCGCTGGTCGCCCAGGCCCGCGCCGCCGACCTGCCGCGGGTCGGTCTCGGGGCCGAGGTCGCCGAGAGCAAGCAGAGCTACAACGCCGGCATTCCGCCGGCCTTCGTGCCGCACGGCTACAACGACACCGGCCGCATCGCCCTCGACTTCAGCTGGGAGCTGGACTTCTGGGGCAAGAACCGCGCGGCGGTCGCCGCCGCCACCTCCGAGGCCAAGGCCGCCCAGGCCGACGCCGCCCAAGCCCGCCTGACCCTGTCGACCGCCGTCGCCTCGACCTATGCCGAACTCTCGCGCCTCTACGCCCAGCGCGATGTCGCCGAGCAGGCCGTGCGCCTGCGCCAGGAGACCTCGAACCTGGTCGCCAAGCGGGTCGCCAACGGTCTCGACACCAAGGCCGAGAGCGAGCAGGCCGCGGCCGGGCCGCCGGCCTCGAAGGCCGAGCTCTCCGCCCTGGACGAGCAGATCGCCCTGACCCGCAACGCCCTGGCCGCCCTGCTGGGCGCCGGTCCCGACCGGGGGCTGGCCATCGCTCGTCCGGCCAGCGCGACGATCAAGCCGTTCGGCCTGCCGGACAGTCTGCCCGCCAACCTGATCGGCCGCCGGCCCGACGTGGTCGCCGCCAAGTGGCGCGCCGAGGCCGCCACGGCGCGGACCAAGCAGGCCAAGGCCGCCTTCTATCCAGACATCAACCTGACCGGCTTCGTCGGCGTGCAGGCGCTCTATCTGGACAAGCTGTTCTCCAGCGGCTCGGACATCGGCCAGGTCGGGCCGGCCCTGCGCCTGCCGATCTTCGAGGGCGGGCGCCTGCGCGCCGGCCTGCGCGGGGCCGAGGCCGATCGCGACGCGGCCGTGGCCGCCTATGACGGCGCCTTGACCCAGGCCCTGCGCGAGGTGGCCGACGTCACCGCCAGCGAAAAGGCCTTGGTCTCGCGTCTGGCCGATGCGCGCGCCGCGCTGACGGCCAACGAGAACGCCTACCGCATCGCGCGCCTGCGCTACGAAGGCCAGCTTTCGACCTACCAGTCGGTGCTGCTGGCCGAGCAGTCGGTCCTGGCCCAGCGCCGGGTCGTCGCCGACCTGGAAAGCCGCGCCTTCGCTCTCGACATCGCCCTGGTCCGCGCCCTCGGCGGCGGCTTCACTGGCGCCTGA
- a CDS encoding serine hydrolase, with product MNTPWLGLCLTAALLASTSARAESPEVEQRIQAVTSGLKPAVVVKGQAANRALADEMKTLRVPGVSIAVIRGGKVEWARGFGVTRQGGAAVTAETMFQAGSVSKPVAAAAALRLVQDGKLALDADVNASLRSWKIPASPFTATTPVTLRALLSHTAGTTVHGFAGYAAGEPVPTLPQVLAGAPPANSKPVVVDQPVGQAYRYSGGGYSIAQQLMVDVSGLSFPVLMRQTVFAPLGMNHSTEDQPLDAARLATVAWPHDAAGAPIAGGPHTYPEMAAAGLWTTPSDLARFVVDLRESARGGAGRLLSPETTRTMLTPVKGDYGLGLSIGGDSADKYFAHNGSNAGYKATLVGYLGSGDGVVVMTNGDQGFQLGEEVVRAVAAVYGWPDYKPVERETAPVPIADQARYVGVFTLDGPGDFTIRRDGDRLVAEIWKGVTDPLFPASDRAFFITSQDLRIVFASPEDPDHGTLTLGAFSATFKRKAAP from the coding sequence ATGAACACCCCCTGGCTCGGCCTGTGCCTGACCGCCGCCCTCCTGGCCTCGACCTCGGCGCGGGCCGAGTCGCCGGAGGTCGAACAGCGGATCCAGGCGGTGACCTCGGGTCTGAAGCCGGCGGTGGTCGTCAAGGGGCAGGCGGCGAACCGCGCCCTGGCCGATGAGATGAAGACCCTGCGCGTGCCGGGCGTCAGCATCGCCGTGATCAGGGGCGGCAAGGTCGAGTGGGCGCGGGGCTTCGGCGTCACGCGGCAGGGTGGGGCGGCCGTCACCGCCGAGACGATGTTCCAGGCGGGCTCGGTCAGCAAGCCGGTCGCGGCGGCGGCCGCGCTGCGCCTCGTGCAGGACGGCAAGCTGGCGCTGGACGCCGACGTCAACGCCAGCCTGAGAAGTTGGAAAATCCCGGCCAGTCCGTTCACCGCCACGACGCCGGTCACCTTGCGGGCCCTGTTGTCGCATACGGCGGGGACCACGGTTCACGGTTTCGCCGGCTACGCCGCCGGAGAGCCGGTCCCGACCCTGCCGCAGGTGCTGGCGGGCGCGCCGCCGGCCAATTCCAAGCCGGTGGTCGTCGACCAGCCCGTGGGGCAAGCCTACCGCTATTCCGGCGGCGGCTATTCGATCGCCCAGCAGCTGATGGTCGACGTCTCGGGCCTGTCGTTTCCGGTGCTGATGCGCCAGACGGTGTTCGCGCCGCTGGGCATGAACCACAGCACCGAAGACCAGCCGCTGGACGCCGCGCGCCTGGCGACCGTGGCCTGGCCGCACGACGCGGCCGGCGCGCCGATCGCGGGCGGGCCGCATACCTATCCCGAGATGGCCGCCGCCGGCCTCTGGACCACGCCCAGCGACCTGGCGAGGTTCGTTGTCGACCTACGGGAGTCCGCCCGGGGCGGGGCAGGGCGCCTGCTGTCGCCCGAGACGACCCGGACGATGCTGACTCCGGTCAAGGGCGACTACGGCCTGGGCCTCTCGATCGGCGGCGACAGCGCCGACAAGTACTTCGCTCACAATGGCTCCAACGCCGGCTACAAGGCCACCCTGGTCGGCTATCTGGGCTCTGGCGACGGCGTCGTGGTGATGACCAACGGCGACCAGGGCTTCCAGCTGGGCGAGGAGGTCGTGCGGGCCGTGGCCGCCGTCTATGGCTGGCCCGACTACAAGCCGGTCGAGCGCGAGACGGCGCCGGTCCCGATCGCCGACCAGGCGCGCTACGTGGGTGTGTTCACGCTGGACGGACCGGGCGACTTCACCATCCGCCGCGACGGCGACCGGCTGGTGGCCGAGATCTGGAAAGGCGTGACCGATCCGCTGTTCCCGGCCTCGGACCGGGCGTTCTTCATCACCTCGCAGGACCTGCGGATCGTCTTCGCCTCGCCCGAGGATCCCGACCATGGCACGCTGACCCTGGGCGCCTTCAGCGCGACGTTCAAGCGCAAGGCCGCGCCGTAG
- a CDS encoding TetR/AcrR family transcriptional regulator, which translates to MIDAKTRLDRDTRREAILDVAAEVFLNEGFDAASMSTIAAKVGGSKSTLYNYFKSKEEIFQAHVERYCSWQGAEMFALLDDEGDDVRAALTRLGRRYITNVMSDRNMRHFRLIAAASERSPDIGRAFYEAGPLRGARLLGGFLARMKLEGRIQIDDPIAGGHLFIGLCQNRMLKARLVNYIGAPTPEEVDAEVAIAVSTFMAAFGPKAEAGA; encoded by the coding sequence ATGATCGACGCCAAGACCCGTCTGGACCGTGACACCCGCCGCGAGGCCATTCTCGACGTCGCCGCCGAGGTTTTCTTGAACGAAGGTTTCGACGCCGCCTCGATGTCGACCATCGCAGCCAAGGTCGGCGGCTCCAAGAGCACGCTCTACAACTACTTCAAGAGCAAGGAAGAGATCTTCCAGGCCCATGTCGAGCGCTATTGCTCGTGGCAGGGCGCGGAGATGTTCGCCCTGCTGGACGACGAGGGCGACGACGTCCGCGCGGCCCTGACGCGCCTGGGCCGGCGCTACATCACCAACGTCATGTCCGATCGCAACATGCGCCATTTCCGGCTGATCGCGGCGGCCTCCGAGCGCTCGCCGGACATCGGCCGGGCGTTCTACGAGGCCGGACCGCTGCGCGGCGCGCGGCTGCTGGGCGGCTTTCTGGCGCGGATGAAGCTGGAGGGCCGGATCCAGATCGACGACCCGATCGCCGGCGGCCACCTGTTCATAGGCCTGTGCCAGAACCGCATGCTGAAGGCGCGCCTGGTCAACTACATCGGCGCGCCGACGCCGGAGGAAGTCGACGCCGAGGTCGCGATCGCGGTCAGCACCTTCATGGCCGCGTTCGGCCCCAAGGCCGAAGCCGGCGCGTAA
- a CDS encoding cation:proton antiporter yields the protein MSVAFFLQMFVIVAACRASGWIMKRFFDQPQVIGEMIAGIVLGPSLLGLLAPDIQHHIFPKETKSVLFVGAQLGVGLYMFLVGVGFRADHFKANAKSAVTVSLSGMVAPFLVAIALTPWLMSLNLFGKGVQTFQAMLFMGAAISITAFPVLARIIQERGLTRTPLGSLALSSGAIDDAGAWTVLAIVLASFGGGPVVALKAVIGGGLFALFMLTVGPKLLAPLGRWAEREGKVTPPLLGVVVMLFMLSAWAMDAAGLHSVFGGFLLGAAMPRGVLTRELKKSLEPLTVALLVPMFFTFSGLNTQMNLLNSWSLFAVAMVILAGSILAKGGACWAAARLTGQDNATAMGIGALMNARGLMELIIINIGLQKGIIGPALFSMLVVMALVTTLMTSPLFEQVYGRKARARGELGALTEDDEDEVAPAPALARS from the coding sequence TTGAGCGTAGCCTTTTTCCTGCAGATGTTCGTGATCGTGGCCGCGTGCCGCGCGTCCGGCTGGATCATGAAGCGGTTCTTCGACCAGCCCCAGGTGATCGGCGAGATGATCGCCGGCATCGTCCTGGGTCCGTCGCTGCTGGGCCTGCTGGCGCCCGATATCCAGCACCACATCTTCCCCAAGGAGACCAAGTCGGTTCTGTTCGTCGGCGCCCAGTTGGGCGTGGGCCTCTACATGTTCCTGGTCGGGGTCGGTTTCCGCGCCGACCACTTCAAGGCCAATGCCAAGAGCGCGGTGACCGTGTCGCTGTCGGGCATGGTCGCGCCGTTCCTGGTCGCCATCGCCCTGACGCCCTGGCTGATGAGCCTGAACCTGTTCGGCAAGGGCGTGCAGACCTTCCAGGCCATGCTGTTCATGGGCGCGGCCATCTCGATCACCGCCTTCCCGGTGCTGGCCCGCATCATCCAGGAGCGCGGCCTGACCAGGACGCCGCTGGGCTCGCTGGCCCTGTCGTCGGGCGCGATCGACGACGCCGGCGCCTGGACCGTGCTGGCCATCGTGCTGGCCAGCTTCGGCGGCGGTCCGGTCGTGGCCCTGAAGGCCGTCATCGGCGGCGGCCTGTTCGCCCTGTTCATGCTGACCGTCGGCCCCAAGCTGCTGGCCCCGCTGGGTCGCTGGGCCGAGCGCGAGGGCAAGGTCACCCCGCCCCTGCTGGGCGTCGTCGTCATGCTGTTCATGCTCAGCGCCTGGGCCATGGACGCAGCCGGCCTGCACTCGGTGTTCGGCGGCTTCCTGCTGGGCGCGGCCATGCCCCGAGGCGTCCTGACCCGCGAGCTGAAGAAGTCGCTGGAGCCGCTGACCGTGGCCCTGCTGGTGCCGATGTTCTTCACCTTCTCGGGCCTCAACACCCAGATGAACCTGCTGAACAGCTGGTCGCTGTTCGCCGTCGCCATGGTCATCCTGGCCGGCTCGATCCTGGCCAAGGGCGGGGCCTGCTGGGCCGCCGCGCGGCTCACGGGCCAGGACAACGCCACAGCCATGGGCATCGGCGCCCTGATGAACGCTCGGGGGCTGATGGAGCTGATCATCATCAACATCGGCCTGCAGAAGGGCATCATCGGCCCCGCCCTGTTCTCGATGCTGGTGGTCATGGCGCTGGTCACGACGCTGATGACCTCGCCGCTGTTCGAGCAGGTCTATGGCAGGAAGGCCCGCGCACGCGGCGAGCTGGGCGCCTTGACCGAGGACGACGAGGACGAGGTCGCCCCGGCGCCCGCCCTGGCCCGGAGCTAG
- a CDS encoding TetR family transcriptional regulator, with translation MADRPSPRISSRKQPQQARSAELVATILEAAVQVLAKEGAQRFTTARVAEKAGVGVGSIYQYFPNKAAILFRLQSDEWRQTSDLLRGILEDTARPPLERLRALVHAFIRSECEEAEVRGALDDAAPLYRDAPEAQEARLSGTRTLQVFMTELMPEVSAETRDLAGDLMTSTLKQVGKAFSETPRTPAEIAAYADAMADMFDAYLAALER, from the coding sequence ATGGCCGACCGTCCAAGTCCCCGGATTTCCTCGCGAAAGCAGCCCCAGCAGGCCCGCTCGGCCGAGCTGGTGGCGACCATCCTGGAGGCGGCTGTTCAGGTTCTGGCCAAGGAGGGCGCCCAGCGCTTCACGACCGCGCGCGTGGCCGAGAAGGCCGGGGTCGGCGTCGGCTCGATCTATCAGTACTTTCCGAACAAGGCCGCCATCCTGTTCCGCTTGCAGAGCGACGAGTGGCGTCAGACCAGCGACCTGCTGCGCGGCATCCTGGAGGATACGGCCCGGCCGCCGCTGGAGCGCCTGCGCGCCCTGGTCCACGCCTTCATCCGCTCGGAGTGCGAGGAGGCCGAGGTGCGCGGCGCGCTGGACGACGCCGCGCCGCTCTATCGCGATGCGCCCGAGGCCCAGGAGGCGCGGCTGTCGGGGACGCGCACCCTGCAGGTGTTCATGACCGAGCTGATGCCCGAGGTCTCGGCGGAGACCCGCGACCTCGCCGGCGACCTGATGACCAGCACCTTGAAACAGGTCGGCAAGGCGTTCTCGGAAACGCCCCGGACGCCGGCCGAGATCGCGGCCTACGCCGACGCCATGGCCGACATGTTCGACGCCTATCTGGCCGCGCTGGAGCGCTAG
- a CDS encoding DHA2 family efflux MFS transporter permease subunit, with protein MASEQSQGAGPPPMTGVLLAVTSIALALGTFMQVLDSTIANVSIPTIAGNLGVSSSQGTWVITAFAVANGVSVPLTGWLMGRYGVVKTFVASVILFTIASFLCGVSWNLSSLIFFRILQGAVSGPMIPGSQALLIMIFPPNKRGTALAIWSMTTLVAPICGPILGGYISDNISWPWIFLINVPVGILCAVVCWRNMASRETPTRKLPIDRTGFMLLLIWVGALQVMLDTGKEADWFSSPAIVVELVLAIIFFIAWVIWELNEKHPIVDLSLFKSSNFAIGTIAFCLGYAVFFGNNLLLPLWLQTRMGYIATWAGLVAAPSGVVAVFLTPFTARLMTKVDARWLATISLAAFGLSFFMRSGYTPDASFTVLVMPMLVQGVAMSTFFISMVTISLNGIPPHQTPQASGLSNFSRITAGSFAASLATTIWDRGEAVHQTRLAETMGATDPAWVDAIGKLQGAGLSHLQSVGAVTQQVINQAYLLAALDFFRVSAWLCVALIPLIWLTRKAISGGGAHAAAD; from the coding sequence ATGGCGTCCGAACAATCTCAAGGCGCCGGGCCGCCGCCGATGACCGGGGTCCTCCTGGCCGTCACCTCGATCGCCCTGGCGCTGGGCACTTTCATGCAGGTGCTCGACAGCACCATCGCCAACGTCTCGATCCCCACCATCGCCGGCAATCTGGGCGTCAGCTCCAGCCAGGGAACGTGGGTGATCACCGCCTTCGCCGTGGCCAACGGCGTCTCGGTGCCGCTGACCGGTTGGCTGATGGGTCGCTACGGCGTGGTGAAGACCTTCGTGGCCTCGGTGATCCTGTTCACGATCGCCTCGTTCCTGTGCGGCGTCTCCTGGAACCTCAGCTCGCTGATCTTCTTCCGGATCCTGCAGGGCGCGGTGTCGGGGCCGATGATCCCGGGGTCGCAGGCCCTGCTGATCATGATCTTCCCGCCCAATAAGCGGGGCACGGCCCTGGCCATTTGGTCGATGACCACCCTGGTGGCGCCGATCTGCGGACCGATCCTGGGCGGCTACATCTCCGACAACATCTCTTGGCCGTGGATCTTCCTGATCAACGTCCCCGTCGGGATCCTGTGCGCCGTCGTCTGCTGGCGCAACATGGCCAGCCGCGAGACCCCGACCCGCAAGCTGCCGATCGACCGCACCGGCTTCATGCTGCTGCTGATCTGGGTCGGCGCCCTGCAGGTCATGCTGGACACCGGCAAGGAGGCCGACTGGTTCTCCTCGCCCGCCATTGTCGTCGAGCTGGTCCTGGCGATCATCTTCTTCATCGCCTGGGTGATCTGGGAGCTGAACGAGAAGCACCCGATCGTCGACCTGTCGCTGTTCAAGTCCAGCAACTTCGCCATCGGCACCATCGCTTTCTGCCTGGGATACGCGGTGTTTTTCGGCAACAACCTCTTGCTGCCGCTGTGGCTGCAGACCCGCATGGGCTACATCGCCACCTGGGCCGGCCTGGTGGCCGCGCCGAGCGGCGTGGTGGCCGTGTTCCTGACCCCGTTCACGGCCCGGCTGATGACCAAGGTCGACGCCCGCTGGCTGGCGACCATCTCGCTGGCCGCCTTCGGCCTGTCGTTCTTCATGCGCTCGGGCTACACGCCCGACGCCAGCTTCACCGTCCTGGTCATGCCGATGCTGGTGCAGGGCGTGGCGATGAGCACCTTCTTCATCTCGATGGTGACCATCTCGCTGAACGGCATCCCGCCGCACCAGACGCCCCAGGCCTCGGGCCTGTCGAACTTCTCGCGGATCACCGCGGGCAGCTTCGCGGCCTCGCTGGCCACCACCATCTGGGATCGCGGCGAGGCCGTGCACCAGACGCGGCTGGCCGAGACCATGGGGGCGACGGATCCGGCCTGGGTCGACGCGATCGGCAAGCTGCAAGGCGCGGGCCTGAGCCATCTGCAGTCGGTCGGGGCGGTCACCCAGCAGGTGATCAACCAGGCCTATCTGCTGGCGGCGCTGGACTTCTTCCGCGTCTCGGCCTGGCTGTGCGTGGCCCTGATCCCGCTGATCTGGCTGACCCGCAAGGCGATCAGCGGCGGCGGCGCCCACGCCGCGGCGGACTAG
- a CDS encoding HlyD family efflux transporter periplasmic adaptor subunit: protein MSDQQPADTQVAAAQGAANGKRRRQLTLLGGAVAIGVVGYGAWWLVFDSHFVETDDAYVGAETAQVTALSPGPVAKIFVSETQGVKKGDPLVVIDDADARIAVAQAEAALGQAERKVKGYFASDTALAGQFEARQADVARADAQITAARADVERARVDLSRRQALVGEGAVSGDELTGAQNRLANAQAALNAAQAGRAQALASRDAAIGTREVNTVLIAGVSVGENPEVKAAQARLDAARLTLARTVVRAPTDGLVARKSVQVGQQVAIGAPLMSVVPTSEAYVDANFKEVQLDKVVPGQPVILTSDLYGGGVKFHGKVKGLAGGTGSAFSLIPAQNASGNWIKVVQRVPVRITLDPAELAKHPLRVGLSMKAKIDVAK from the coding sequence ATGTCCGATCAACAACCCGCTGACACCCAAGTCGCCGCGGCTCAAGGCGCGGCCAATGGCAAGCGCCGCCGCCAACTGACCCTGCTGGGCGGCGCCGTCGCCATCGGCGTCGTCGGCTACGGCGCCTGGTGGCTGGTCTTCGACAGCCACTTCGTCGAGACCGACGACGCCTATGTCGGGGCCGAGACCGCCCAGGTGACGGCCCTGTCGCCCGGCCCGGTGGCCAAGATCTTCGTCTCCGAAACGCAAGGCGTGAAGAAGGGCGACCCGCTGGTCGTCATCGACGACGCCGACGCCCGCATCGCCGTGGCCCAGGCCGAGGCCGCGCTCGGTCAGGCCGAGCGCAAGGTGAAGGGCTATTTCGCCAGCGACACCGCCCTGGCCGGCCAGTTCGAGGCCCGCCAGGCCGACGTCGCCCGCGCCGACGCCCAGATCACCGCCGCCCGCGCCGATGTCGAGCGCGCCCGCGTCGACCTCTCGCGCCGCCAGGCGCTGGTCGGCGAGGGCGCTGTCTCGGGCGACGAGCTGACCGGCGCCCAGAACCGCCTGGCCAACGCCCAGGCCGCGCTCAACGCCGCCCAGGCCGGCCGCGCCCAGGCCCTGGCCAGTCGCGACGCGGCCATCGGCACGCGCGAGGTCAACACCGTGCTGATCGCCGGCGTCTCGGTCGGCGAGAATCCGGAAGTGAAGGCCGCCCAGGCCCGGCTCGACGCCGCTCGCCTGACCTTGGCCCGCACCGTGGTCCGCGCCCCGACCGACGGTCTGGTGGCCCGCAAGTCAGTGCAGGTCGGCCAGCAGGTCGCCATCGGCGCGCCGCTGATGTCCGTGGTCCCGACCAGCGAGGCCTATGTCGACGCCAACTTCAAGGAAGTGCAGCTGGACAAGGTGGTCCCCGGCCAGCCGGTGATCCTGACCTCCGACCTCTATGGCGGCGGCGTGAAGTTCCACGGCAAGGTCAAGGGCCTGGCCGGCGGCACCGGTTCGGCCTTCTCGCTGATCCCGGCCCAGAACGCCTCGGGCAACTGGATCAAGGTGGTCCAGCGCGTGCCCGTCCGCATCACCCTGGACCCCGCCGAGCTGGCCAAGCACCCGCTGCGCGTGGGCCTTTCGATGAAGGCCAAGATCGACGTGGCGAAGTAA